The Rhododendron vialii isolate Sample 1 chromosome 5a, ASM3025357v1 genome contains a region encoding:
- the LOC131326194 gene encoding uncharacterized protein LOC131326194, producing the protein MAYRRRHGITRASTFKEEIHHQPDHDNNNNDSSSNPSSSSSLAAQAIRASAAHRDSSSLSSAYAHSSFHSSFHHRSKDVSTNEYTSLQSLHETKGFWGVLAQKAKAILEEDNISQQFEEPTGVRTQMPDAAGGQFYEPYQSLESSRKVDNPRLRKGLDALTSSLNHIGDTIGNALEEGRSIVEHKTADIIQETRKLQNRRKGSSSEEQNQIHGAYNPWNQPSVQSSEPQMQTNQETQLKASRDVAMATAAKAKLLLRELKTVKADLAFAKERCSQLEEENRILREARDKGDYPADDDMIRLQLETLLAEKARLAHENSVYARENRFLREIVEYHQLTMQDVVYLDEGIEEVTEVYPIPAVSRMLSVSPPSPASPRSPAEIPQIITPSLKKQTSSAPNQPHATTDVHQIEAPPSPDSLMDGPRTEAQPISSSLISTAHDSTRHADASS; encoded by the exons ATGGCGTATAGAAGAAGGCATGGAATAACGAGGGCGTCAACTTTCAAAGAGGAGATTCATCACCAACCAGATCatgacaacaacaacaacgactCATCTTCGAAtccatcatcttcatcatctcTGGCCGCTCAGGCCATCAGAGCCTCCGCCGCCCATCGTgattcctcctctctctcctccgcttACGCCCACTCTTCTTTCCACTCCTCTTTCCACCATAGATCcaag GACGTTTCTACAAATGAGTACACATCGCTGCAAAGTTTACATGAAACTAAAGGATTTTGGGGTGTTCTAGCTCAGAAAGCTAAAGCAATCCTCGAGGAGGATAATATCTCCCAACAATTCGAAGAACCTACTGGAGTGAGGACACAGATGCCTGATGCTGCAGGTGGCCAG TTCTATGAGCCATATCAGTCACTTGAGAGCTCAAGGAAAGTGGACAATCCTAGATTGAGGAAGGGATTGGATGCACTCACATCTTCCCTAAATCACATTGGTGACACCATTGGAAATGCATTGGAG GAAGGACGATCAATAGTGGAGCATAAAACTGCAGACATCATCCAAGAAACCCGGAAACTGCAAAATAGGAGAAAAGGAAGCAGTTCAGAGGAGCAGAATCAAATCCATGGAGCATATAATCCATGGAACCAACCTTCAGTGCAATCTTCTGAACCACAGATGCAAACCAACCAAGAGACTCAGCTCAAGGCATCTCGCGAT GTGGCAATGGCAACAGCTGCCAAAGCAAAACTCCTTCTGCGTGAGCTAAAAACTGTTAAAGCCGATCTGGCATTTGCTAAGGAGCGATGTTCTCAgctggaagaagaaaatagaatCCTTAGAGAGGCTCGTGACAAGGGAGACTATCCAGCAGATGACGATATG ATACGCCTTCAACTTGAGACCCTTTTGGCTGAGAAGGCTCGTTTGGCACATGAGAACTCTGTATACGCTCGTGAGAACCGCTTCTTGAGGGAAATTGTGGAATACCACCAACTTACCATGCAGGACGTTGTGTATTTAGACGAGGGAATTGAGGAGGTTACAGAAGTTTATCCCATCCCTGCAGTCTCCAGGATGCTTTCTGTTTCCCCACCCTCGCCTGCGTCCCCTCGCTCACCTGCTGAGATTCCCCAAATTATTACCCCTTCATTGAAGAAGCAAACAAGTTCTGCACCCAACCAACCACATGCGACCACAGATGTCCATCAGATTGAGGCACCACCGAGTCCTGATAGTCTAATGGATGGTCCTCGGACTGAGGCACAACCGATTTCCAGCAGTCTAATTTCCACTGCACATGATTCAACAAGGCATGCAGATGCTTCCTCCTAG
- the LOC131326196 gene encoding uncharacterized protein LOC131326196 translates to MSRKIQRSVWRDGGHRFRKSPRISALDAWKYSEEEEEEEDHHHQRPPSGAKRKLHERSTERQNHEGLSTNSKEPLVAKGKESTKFDDHATSAGQSSAISPVSFMPEKRILELVVDILQRRDTYEIFGEPVDPKEVEDYYEIIEEPMDFGTMRAKLHEGLYKTLEQFEHDAFLIPRNAMHFNSTATIYFRQARATYELAKKVFHVLKTAPEKLELEFPVTRRRSCRRPKGGGKSLNFNSCRRVTTNFRTKSSSSGPSNLGKSIWGNPGFTSTSNKRDNDFSPGVRDGRRSNIVEADRRSMYRPLMSFQNENDSIVSTVCSEPKLLAQANQRDISYQESLMLFAKDLGPTAQMIANRKLKGWSKDSPIFLAPPSNSRDQTSTCPFPAAFVSAQKGPATLDTPITNPSHEFFDSLHERCSELETTPDIIDLTSVDDGEKANTNNAIMGHCATNKKRARMGNHSALMCKVATNNTGDTCNQSSLLGKVGFNIEDSTRLKCDWMKSFSISDSDNKIHEKEINKIHQSLFTSTSGAEEFSSSTTGIHDASKKSIALTLDSGKMDDLKQQATLASYHSHSSESEFKLINSTSSTTYSWPWHRGGDSEHEPLAAVKHKGGTDSSSSYQASYSVESNQLMPLASPFAFDLPFLKSRLSQMNSQNGFLQPKFQQVTDKGGQSSGQMSNKNTSECTRKAVLSTQPSQLASYNQHCSVWDTNLALRL, encoded by the exons ATGTCCAG GAAAATACAAAGGTCAGTTTGGAGAGATGGAGGACACAGATTTAGGAAAAGCCCACGAATCTCAGCCCTGGATGCATGGAAATActctgaggaggaggaggaggaggaggaccaccaccaccagagGCCACCCTCTGGGGCCAAGAGAAAACTCCATGAACGT AGTACAGAGCGCCAAAATCACGAAGGTCTTTCAACCAACAGCA AAGAGCCATTGGTTGCAAAGGGTAAAGAAAGCACAAAATTTGATGATCATGCTACCTCCGCAG GTCAATCATCAGCTATATCACCTGTTTCTTTTATGCCAGAAAAACGCATCCTTGAGCTTGTTGTCGACATATTGCAAAG GCGAGACACATATGAAATATTTGGCGAACCAGTTGACCCAAAAGAg GTCGAGGACTACTACGAAATCATTGAAGAGCCCATGGATTTTGGCACCATGAGGGCTAAACTGCATGAAGGATTGTATAAAACTCTTGAGCAATTTGAG CACGATGCATTTCTAATACCAAGAAATGCGATGCATTTTAACTCCACGGCTACTATATATTTCAGACAG GCTCGTGCCACATATGAGCTAGCTAAGAAggtttttcatgttttgaaaaCTGCTCCTGAAAAGTTGGAACTGGAGTTCCCAGTGACAAGACGGAGATCATGTAGGAGGCCCAAGGGAGGAGGCAAGAGTTTGAATTTTAACTCATGTCGTAGAGTAACAACAAATTTCCGAACAAAGTCTTCTTCAAGCGGTCCATCAAATCTCGGGAAAAGTATCTGGGGAAACCCTGGGTTCACTTCTACATCCAACAAGAGAGACAATGATTTTTCCCCTG GTGTTAGAGATGGTCGAAGATCAAATATTGTTGAAGCGGATCGGCGTTCCATGTATAGACCATTGATGTCGttccaaaatgaaaatgattCTATTGTCTCAACAGTTTGTAGTGAACCAAAGTTACTAGCACAG GCAAATCAAAGGGATATTAGCTACCAGGAAAGCTTGATGTTGTTTGCTAAAGATTTAGGACCAACAGCCCAAATGATTGCCAACCGGAAGTTAAAAGGATGGAGTAAAGATTCTCCCATTTTCCTCGCTCCACCATCAAATAGCAGGGACCAAACTTCGACGTGTCCATTTCCTGCTGCATTTGTTTCTGCCCAAAAGGGTCCTGCTACTCTGGATACGCCAATCACTAATCCATCTCATGAATTCTTTGATTCCCTTCACGAGCGTTGTTCTGAACTTGAAACTACTCCTGACATAATTGATTTGACTAGTGTTGATGATGGAGAAAAGGCTAACACAAACAATGCTATCATGGGACATTGTGCTACCAACAAGAAGAGAGCCAGAATGGGTAATCATAGTGCACTGATGTGCAAAGTTGCTACCAACAATACAGGAGACACGTGTAATCAGAGTTCTTTATTGGGAAAAGTTGGTTTCAACATTGAGGATTCAACTAGACTTAAATGTGATTGGATGAAAAGTTTTAGCATTTCAGACAGCGACAACAAGATTCATGAGAAGGAGATCAATAAGATTCACCAGAGCTTGTTTACTTCCACTTCTGGAGCTGAAGAATTTAGTTCCTCAACTACTGGGATCCATGACGCCAGCAAGAAGTCCATAGCATTAACATTGGACTCTGGAAAAATGGATGACCTAAAGCAGCAAGCGACTTTAGCTTCGTATCATTCACACTCAAGTGAGTCTGAATTCAAGTTGATAAACAGTACCAGTTCCACAACATATTCGTGGCCTTGGCATCGTGGGGGTGATTCAGAGCATGAACCCCTTGCTGCAGTGAAACATAAAGGTGGTACGGATAGCTCTAGCTCCTATCAAGCCAGCTACTCTGTAGAATCAAATCAACTCATGCCATTAGCCTCCCCATTTGCTTTTGATCTGCCATTCTTGAAATCACGACTTAGTCAAATGAACAGCCAGAATGGTTTCTTGCAACCCAAATTCCAACAGGTTACTGATAAAGGGGGACAATCATCTGGCCAAATGAGTAACAAGAACACTTCTGAGTGTACCCGGAAAGCAGTACTGAGCACTCAGCCGTCTCAACTGGCTTCTTATAACCAACATTGTTCTGTGTGGGATACTAATTTGGCTTTGAGGCTGTAA